A stretch of Nonomuraea africana DNA encodes these proteins:
- a CDS encoding amidohydrolase family protein — MIVDAHQHFWNLETGSYSWPTPDLPAIYRTFGPEDLAPELAAAGVDRTVVVQADDSFWETDAMLAHADAHDFIAGVVGWVPLDRPDEAARALDRYTRHPKFVGVRHLIHTEPDPDWLVQDSVLEGLGLLAEAGVPFDVVSLLPRHLEHVVTIAARHPALKVVIDHLSKPRIAAHELEPWASGLRAAAALPNVHAKVSGLVTEADHEHWTVEDLRPYVEHAVEVFGPDRLMFGSDWPVALLAADYQTVFRVYGALLGATDRSKVLGGNAARFYGFSEI; from the coding sequence GTGATTGTCGACGCGCACCAGCACTTCTGGAACCTGGAGACCGGGTCCTACTCCTGGCCCACGCCCGACCTCCCGGCGATCTACCGGACGTTCGGCCCCGAGGACCTGGCCCCCGAGCTGGCCGCCGCGGGCGTGGACAGGACAGTGGTGGTCCAGGCCGACGACTCCTTCTGGGAGACCGACGCGATGCTGGCCCACGCCGACGCCCACGACTTCATCGCGGGCGTCGTCGGCTGGGTGCCGCTCGACCGCCCCGACGAGGCCGCGCGGGCCCTCGACCGCTACACCAGACATCCGAAGTTTGTCGGGGTCCGGCATCTCATCCACACCGAGCCCGATCCCGACTGGCTGGTCCAGGACAGCGTGCTCGAAGGGCTGGGCCTGCTCGCGGAGGCGGGCGTGCCGTTCGACGTGGTGTCGCTCCTGCCGAGGCACCTGGAGCACGTGGTCACGATCGCGGCGCGGCACCCCGCGCTCAAGGTGGTCATCGACCACCTGTCCAAGCCCAGGATCGCCGCCCACGAACTGGAGCCGTGGGCGAGCGGGCTACGGGCCGCCGCCGCGCTCCCCAACGTCCACGCCAAGGTGTCGGGCCTGGTCACCGAGGCCGACCACGAGCACTGGACGGTCGAGGACCTGCGTCCTTACGTGGAGCACGCGGTCGAGGTCTTCGGCCCCGACCGGCTGATGTTCGGCAGCGACTGGCCCGTGGCGCTGCTGGCCGCCGACTACCAGACCGTTTTCAGGGTGTACGGCGCGCTTCTTGGTGCTACGGACCGCAGCAAGGTGCTTGGCGGTAATGCAGCCCGTTTCTATGGGTTTAGCGAGATTTAG
- a CDS encoding PhoH family protein gives MAVSSSNHPTTKRTYVLDTSVLLADPAAMTRFAEHEIVLPIVVITELEAKRHHPELGYFARKALRYLDDLRVKHGRLDGPMPTGEGTIRVELNHSDPSILPVGFRLGDNDTRILTVARTLAAEGKDVVLVSKDLPMRVKAASIGLSAEEYRAELVVESGWTGMSEIQVTTEDVGTLFEQGSADLEEARELPAHTGLRLLSSRGSALGRVLPDKSVRLVRGDREAFGLHGRSAEQRIALDLLMDPEVGIVSLGGRAGTGKSALALCAGLEAVLERRQHRKVVVFRPLYAVGGQELGYLPGGEGEKMGPWAQAVYDTLGAVTTPEVIEEVLDRGMLEVLPLTHIRGRSLHDAFVIVDEAQSLERGVLLTVLSRIGANSRVVLTHDIAQRDNLRVGRHDGVVAVVEKLKGHPLFAHITLTRSERSPIAALVTEMLEDITL, from the coding sequence GTGGCAGTGTCCTCGAGCAACCACCCCACCACCAAGCGCACCTACGTGCTGGACACCTCGGTCCTGCTCGCCGACCCGGCGGCGATGACCCGCTTCGCCGAGCATGAGATCGTCCTTCCGATCGTCGTGATCACGGAGTTGGAGGCCAAGCGGCACCATCCCGAGCTCGGCTACTTCGCACGCAAGGCACTGCGCTACCTCGACGACCTGCGGGTGAAGCACGGCAGGCTCGACGGGCCGATGCCCACGGGAGAGGGCACGATCAGGGTCGAGCTGAACCACAGCGACCCGTCGATCCTTCCTGTCGGGTTCAGGCTGGGCGACAACGACACCCGCATCCTCACCGTGGCGCGCACGCTCGCCGCCGAGGGCAAGGACGTCGTGCTGGTGTCCAAGGACCTGCCCATGAGGGTCAAGGCGGCCTCGATCGGCCTGTCGGCGGAGGAGTACCGCGCCGAGCTGGTCGTCGAGTCCGGCTGGACCGGCATGTCAGAGATCCAGGTCACGACCGAGGACGTCGGCACGCTCTTCGAGCAGGGCAGCGCCGACCTGGAGGAGGCGCGCGAGCTGCCCGCCCACACGGGTCTGCGGCTGCTGTCGAGCAGGGGTTCGGCGCTCGGCAGGGTGCTGCCCGACAAGTCCGTACGGCTGGTCAGGGGCGACAGGGAGGCGTTCGGCCTGCACGGCCGCTCCGCCGAGCAGCGCATCGCCCTCGACCTCCTCATGGACCCCGAGGTGGGCATCGTGTCCCTCGGTGGCAGGGCGGGCACCGGAAAGTCCGCTCTGGCGCTCTGCGCGGGCCTGGAGGCCGTCCTGGAGCGCCGCCAGCACCGCAAGGTCGTGGTCTTCCGTCCGCTCTACGCGGTCGGCGGCCAAGAGCTCGGCTACCTGCCGGGCGGTGAGGGCGAGAAGATGGGCCCCTGGGCCCAGGCCGTCTACGACACCCTGGGCGCGGTCACCACGCCCGAGGTGATCGAGGAGGTCCTCGACAGGGGCATGCTGGAGGTCCTGCCGCTCACCCACATCAGAGGCCGCTCGCTGCACGACGCCTTCGTGATCGTGGACGAGGCGCAGTCGCTGGAGCGCGGGGTGCTGCTGACCGTTCTGAGCCGCATCGGGGCCAACTCCAGGGTGGTGCTCACCCACGACATCGCCCAGCGCGACAACCTCAGGGTCGGCAGGCACGACGGCGTGGTCGCGGTGGTCGAGAAGCTCAAGGGGCACCCGCTGTTCGCCCACATCACGCTGACCAGGTCCGAGCGCTCGCCGATCGCCGCGCTGGTGACCGAGATGCTGGAGGACATCACGCTCTAG
- a CDS encoding DUF692 domain-containing protein, producing MGPGSERLGVGLGWRPEIDLTVERLPGVDFVEVIAENIRPGRLPESLRVLRSRGVPVIPHGVGLGLGDATPPDPARLAHLAACAQALESPLVSEHLAFVRAGGTEAGHLLPVPRTWEMLGVVADNIRRAQDALPVPLALENVAAIFGWPEDELTEAQFLGELVEMTGVLLLVDVANLYTNQVNLGLSAVGALDALPLAALAYVHVAGGHLHDGIWHDTHQESVPEPVLELLSELCARVEPPGVLLEWDDAYPSDAALAEELGRIRAAMTAGDRP from the coding sequence ATGGGGCCGGGGAGCGAAAGGCTGGGCGTGGGTCTCGGCTGGCGTCCCGAGATCGACCTGACGGTCGAACGCCTTCCCGGCGTCGACTTCGTCGAGGTCATCGCGGAGAACATCAGGCCCGGACGGTTGCCCGAGTCGCTGAGGGTGTTGCGCTCCAGAGGCGTGCCGGTGATCCCGCACGGGGTCGGCCTGGGCCTGGGTGACGCCACCCCGCCCGACCCCGCGCGGCTGGCGCACCTGGCCGCCTGCGCGCAGGCGCTGGAGTCGCCGCTGGTCAGCGAGCACCTGGCGTTCGTCAGGGCGGGCGGCACCGAGGCGGGACACCTGCTGCCGGTTCCTCGCACCTGGGAGATGCTCGGGGTCGTCGCGGACAACATCAGGCGCGCCCAGGACGCGCTGCCCGTCCCGCTGGCGCTGGAGAACGTCGCGGCGATCTTCGGCTGGCCCGAGGACGAACTGACCGAGGCCCAGTTCCTCGGCGAGCTGGTCGAAATGACAGGGGTGCTGCTGCTCGTCGACGTCGCCAACCTCTACACCAACCAGGTCAACCTCGGCCTGTCCGCGGTCGGGGCGCTGGACGCGCTGCCGCTCGCCGCGCTGGCCTACGTGCACGTCGCGGGCGGCCATCTGCACGACGGGATCTGGCACGACACGCACCAGGAGAGCGTGCCCGAGCCGGTCCTCGAGCTGCTGTCGGAGCTGTGCGCCCGCGTCGAACCGCCGGGCGTCCTACTCGAGTGGGACGACGCCTACCCGAGCGACGCCGCGCTGGCGGAGGAGCTCGGCCGGATCCGCGCCGCCATGACCGCCGGCGACCGCCCATGA
- a CDS encoding isoprenyl transferase, protein MGLRDLVYRLYERRLEAKLSADSDNFPRHVGVIIDGNRRWARAMGMRDVSKGHRKGADKISELLTWCREAGVEVVTVWMLSSDNLNRPKEELEPLLKIIEDVTQELVDEGWRISPVGALDLLPDRTANVLKNAKEVTSHRPGLIVNVAVGYGGRREIADAVRSLLQEHASKGASIEDLVEVLDVEHIAEHLYTRGQPDPDLLIRTSGEQRLSGFMLWQSAHSEFYFCEAYWPDFRKVDFLRALRDYAARHRRYGS, encoded by the coding sequence GTGGGCCTGCGCGATCTGGTCTACCGGCTCTACGAGCGCCGCTTGGAGGCCAAGCTGTCAGCCGACAGCGACAACTTCCCCCGGCACGTCGGGGTCATCATCGACGGCAACCGCCGTTGGGCGCGCGCGATGGGCATGCGCGACGTCAGTAAGGGGCACCGCAAGGGCGCCGACAAGATTTCCGAGCTGCTCACGTGGTGCCGCGAGGCGGGCGTGGAGGTCGTCACCGTCTGGATGCTCTCCAGCGACAACCTCAACCGGCCGAAGGAGGAGCTCGAGCCGCTGCTGAAGATCATCGAGGATGTCACGCAGGAGCTCGTGGACGAGGGCTGGCGCATCAGCCCGGTCGGCGCGCTCGACCTTCTCCCGGACAGGACGGCGAATGTCCTGAAAAACGCAAAAGAAGTCACATCACACCGTCCAGGGCTGATTGTGAACGTTGCGGTTGGGTATGGAGGAAGACGTGAGATTGCCGATGCGGTGCGCTCACTCCTTCAGGAGCACGCCAGCAAGGGGGCGAGCATCGAGGACCTGGTCGAGGTTCTCGATGTGGAGCACATCGCGGAGCATCTCTACACTCGCGGCCAGCCCGATCCCGACCTGCTCATCAGGACCTCTGGCGAGCAACGGCTGTCAGGATTCATGCTCTGGCAGAGCGCCCACTCGGAGTTCTACTTCTGCGAGGCCTACTGGCCTGACTTCCGCAAGGTCGACTTCCTGCGGGCGCTGCGCGACTACGCCGCGAGACACCGGCGTTACGGTTCCTGA
- a CDS encoding TIGR04222 domain-containing membrane protein produces MDLLLLLLALVLIAAVNGASSALRREHGRVRAVAANAGPGELGHYELAYLAGGPRRVVNTAIALMARAGALRVSRGGTLHLVASAFSADPVERAVLDAVRARPGGVSAGVVRHEVGTGPAMEDLRHHLMTVGLLVPDGSLVPVRSRLNRLTVLACLSGTVGLVTAALMVTGAVPVGPLALATLLISAILAISGLVAAARHRRALGNVLSTAGQAELLRAQRLHVRGASRSHAPQLAFAVGVPVALYGLSELDDPALQQELQSEEEQGHTASSGGCAGGSCGGGSGSDSSYGGADFGSSASCSSGGGGGGGGSGCGGGGGCGGGCGGG; encoded by the coding sequence ATGGATCTCCTCCTCCTTCTCCTCGCGCTGGTCCTGATCGCGGCCGTCAACGGCGCCTCCTCGGCCCTCAGACGTGAGCACGGCAGGGTCCGCGCGGTCGCGGCCAACGCCGGTCCGGGCGAGCTCGGCCACTACGAGCTCGCCTACCTCGCCGGAGGTCCCAGGCGGGTGGTGAACACCGCGATCGCCCTCATGGCCAGGGCGGGCGCGCTGCGCGTGTCGCGCGGTGGCACGCTCCACCTCGTCGCCTCGGCCTTCTCGGCCGATCCCGTCGAGCGGGCCGTCCTCGACGCGGTCCGGGCCAGGCCAGGCGGCGTCTCGGCCGGGGTGGTCCGCCACGAGGTCGGGACCGGGCCGGCGATGGAGGATCTGCGCCATCACCTCATGACCGTCGGCCTGCTCGTGCCCGACGGGTCGCTGGTGCCGGTCAGGTCGCGCCTGAACCGGCTCACGGTGCTGGCCTGCCTGTCGGGAACCGTCGGGCTGGTCACGGCGGCGCTGATGGTCACGGGCGCCGTCCCCGTGGGTCCGCTGGCGTTGGCGACCCTGCTCATCTCCGCGATCCTCGCGATCAGCGGGCTGGTGGCGGCCGCCAGGCACCGCCGCGCGCTCGGCAACGTCCTCAGCACGGCGGGCCAGGCCGAGCTGCTCAGGGCCCAGCGACTGCACGTGCGGGGCGCCTCCCGGTCGCACGCGCCCCAGCTGGCCTTCGCGGTGGGCGTGCCCGTCGCCCTGTACGGCCTGAGCGAGCTCGACGACCCCGCCCTGCAGCAGGAACTGCAGTCCGAGGAGGAGCAGGGCCACACGGCCTCCTCGGGCGGTTGCGCGGGAGGATCCTGCGGCGGCGGCTCGGGGTCCGACAGCAGCTACGGCGGCGCCGACTTCGGCTCGTCCGCCTCGTGCTCGTCGGGCGGCGGCGGCGGAGGAGGCGGTTCGGGCTGCGGCGGCGGCGGTGGTTGCGGCGGCGGCTGCGGCGGCGGGTGA